The region ATATTAAGCAGGGTGAAAAGGTCGTTATTATCGGTCCTTCCGGATCAGGTAAGAGTACCCTGTTGCGCTCTATCAACCGTCTTGAGGAAATCAACAGAGGTTCCATCCTTGTTGATGGGTTGGATGTTCATGATAAGGATAACGATATTAATGTTATTCGTCAGGAACTGGGAATGGTTTTCCAGTCCTTCAACCTTTTTCCGCATAAGACCGTTTTGGAAAATCTGACCATGGCTCCGGTTCGCCTGAAAGGAATGGACAAGGAAGAAGCAAGGGCTGTGGCTGTTGATCTTCTTAGAAAGGTCGGTATTCGCGAGAAAGCGGATGTCTATCCTTCCAAGCTTTCCGGGGGACAGCAGCAGAGGGTTGCTATCGCACGAGCGCTGGCTATGAATCCAAAAATTATGCTTTTTGATGAGCCTACATCCGCTCTTGACCCGGAAATGATCGGCGAGGTTCTGGATGTAATGAAAAAGTTGGCTGTTGAAGGCATGACCATGGT is a window of Maridesulfovibrio sp. DNA encoding:
- a CDS encoding amino acid ABC transporter ATP-binding protein, with amino-acid sequence MTANPIIEINSVYKFFGDLAALSNVSLDIKQGEKVVIIGPSGSGKSTLLRSINRLEEINRGSILVDGLDVHDKDNDINVIRQELGMVFQSFNLFPHKTVLENLTMAPVRLKGMDKEEARAVAVDLLRKVGIREKADVYPSKLSGGQQQRVAIARALAMNPKIMLFDEPTSALDPEMIGEVLDVMKKLAVEGMTMVVVTHEMGFAREVADRIVFMEDGQIIACAPPKEFFNNAEHPRLKQFLDQIL